From Zingiber officinale cultivar Zhangliang chromosome 5B, Zo_v1.1, whole genome shotgun sequence, the proteins below share one genomic window:
- the LOC121987297 gene encoding GDSL esterase/lipase At5g45910-like, translating into MEQYIIAFLLSTFLLPSSSHHYTALFNFGDSMSDTGNVRIGRLPYGMTFFGHATGRCSDGRLVIDFIAQDLGFPLLPPSNERESNFSNGANFAWVAATTLGFDFFNERGLSKGLWVNASVYVQVDRFEKLLPSICRAPQDCKDFLGKSLFIVGEFGGNDYSTALFFGRSIDEVTTFVPHVVHAISDGVERLIGLGAVDIIVPGLLPVGCFPLYLTNYQTPYKQDYGPKTGCARRYNTLSWLHNAQLRRALDDLRRKYPAISLRYADYYSQIFDFAINPLKYGFTAGALRTCCGNGGGLYNYDQSRRCNDKGYTVCENISTHVSWDGIHMTEAAHRVIASGWLYGPYVDPSILTTFSNT; encoded by the exons ATGGAGCAGTACATCATTGCCTTCCTCCTCTCcaccttccttcttccttcctcaTCCCATCACTACACCGCCTTATTCAACTTTGGCGACTCGATGTCAGACACAGGCAACGTCCGCATCGGCCGGCTACCTTACGGCATGACCTTCTTTGGCCACGCCACCGGCCGGTGCTCGGACGGACGCCTAGTCATCGACTTCATCG CTCAGGACCTGGGGTTTCCACTGCTGCCGCCGTCGAACGAGAGGGAGTCGAACTTCAGCAATGGCGCAAACTTCGCGTGGGTGGCGGCCACCACGCTCGGCTTCGACTTCTTCAACGAGCGAGGGCTTAGCAAGGGCCTCTGGGTCAATGCCTCCGTTTACGTCCAGGTCGACCGGTTCGAGAAGCTCTTGCCTTCCATCTGCCGTGCTCCGCAAG ACTGCAAGGATTTCCTGGGCAAGTCGCTGTTCATAGTGGGCGAGTTCGGGGGCAACGACTACAGCACAGCTCTATTCTTCGGCAGGTCCATTGACGAAGTCACCACCTTCGTGCCCCACGTCGTCCACGCCATTTCCGACGGCGTCGAG AGGTTGATCGGGCTCGGGGCGGTGGACATCATCGTGCCGGGGCTGCTTCCGGTGGGATGCTTCCCCTTGTACCTGACCAACTACCAAACGCCGTACAAACAAGACTACGGCCCTAAGACTGGCTGTGCCAGGAGATACAACACCCTCTCGTGGCTGCACAACGCACAGCTCCGGCGAGCCCTCGACGATCTCCGGCGAAAGTATCCAGCAATATCCCTCCGATACGCCGACTATTACTCGCAAATCTTCGATTTCGCCATCAATCCGCTGAAATACG GGTTTACTGCGGGAGCATTGAGGACTTGTTGTGGAAACGGCGGCGGGCTTTACAACTACGACCAAAGTCGGCGGTGTAACGATAAAGGGTACACAGTGTGCGAGAACATATCGACGCACGTGAGCTGGGATGGCATCCATATGACGGAGGCAGCCCACCGTGTGATCGCCAGTGGATGGCTTTATGGCCCCTACGTCGATCCTTCTATTTTGACAACCTTCTCCAACACGTAG